Proteins from one Bombus affinis isolate iyBomAffi1 chromosome 1, iyBomAffi1.2, whole genome shotgun sequence genomic window:
- the LOC126920326 gene encoding b(0,+)-type amino acid transporter 1-like: MGQVEEKGNERIALKRELGLFSAVSIIVAVMIGSGIFVSPTSALERSGSVGFCLIVWTTCGFLSLLGALAFAELSTVVPRSGAEYAYFIEAFSPLHRYAGQIPAFICSWVYVLLLRPAEVAVVMLTFAEYSVQPFSGYLSNLPEESMLKLKKLIAILALGLITYINLTSVKLYVKVQNIFTVCKVVACIFVISGGIWWLCTGHTELLKKPFDGTTDSPGNVALAFYSGLWAYDGWTSAAVVTEEIQKPEVNILRSILIAVPLITVLYVSMNLMYMAALTIPEMVSAPAVAVLWAEKVLPSWLSFVIPLGVALSTFGCSLSIQFGVSRLCYVAGSEGHVPRVFSYVHIAKMTPSAAVAFQGLLTLFCMLLGDIIALIEFASFLTWVFYGLAMLSLIIMRRTKPDASRPYAVPILIPWLVLLVSIFLAVTPIVHEPSPKYLFALLFILGGIGVYHTYVYKKVRSILAMRITYLIQVLCLVVAPDKEN, from the exons GTTCTGGAATTTTCGTGTCTCCAACCAGCGCTCTCGAAAGATCAGGATCCGTTGGATTTTGTCTAATCGTCTGGACTACTTGTGGCTTTCTGTCTCTACTAGGGGCTCTCGCATTCGCCGAATTAAGTACAGTCGTACCACGATCTGGAGCTGAATATGCATATTTTATCGAAGCTTTTTCACCCTTGCATCGGTATGCCGGACAGATACCAGCTTTTATATGTTCTTGGGTTTACGTGTTACTACTACGACCAGCAGAAGTGGCGGTAGTTATGTTGACATTCGCCGAGTATAGCGTACAGCCGTTCTCCGGATATTTAAGCAATCTTCCTGAAGAATCAATGCTTAAATTGAAAAAGCTCATAGCAATCTTAGCTCTCGGATTGATCACATATATCAATTTAACCAGTGTAAAATTATACGTGAAAGTTCAAAATATATTCACCGTATGCAAAGTAGTTGCGTGCATTTTCGTAATCAGTGGTGGAATATGGTGGTTATGCACCGGTCATACGGAATTATTGAAGAAACCGTTTGATGGTACTACCGATTCGCCTGGTAACGTGGCGTTAGCCTTTTACAGTGGATTATGGGCTTACGACGGGTGGACTTCCGCTGCAGTCGTTACGGAAGAGATCCAGAAGCCGGAAGTTAATATTCTTAGGAGTATTCTAATTGCGGTTCCCTTGATTACCGTTTTATACGTTTCGATGAATTTAATGTACATGGCTGCCTTAACGATACCGGAAATGGTAAGCGCACCAGCTGTAGCAGTTCTCTGGGCGGAAAAAGTTCTGCCCTCCTGGTTGAGCTTTGTAATACCACTGGGTGTTGCTTTATCTACTTTTGGATGCAGTCTTAGTATTCAATTTGGAGTATCCAGACTCTGCTACGTAGCCGGAAGCGAAGGCCACGTACCCAGAGTCTTTAGCTATGTACATATTGCGAAAATGACTCCATCTGCAGCAGTAGCGTTTCAAGGATTgcttacgttattttgtatgcTTTTGGGAGACATTATCGCACTTATCGAATTTGCAAGTTTCTTAACGTGGGTATTCTATGGACTTGCGATGTTGTCGTTAATAATTATGCGACGGACGAAGCCAGATGCATCCAGACCATACGCAGTACCAATTCTGATACCCTGGCTGGTATTACTTGTTTCTATCTTCCTGGCTGTGACACCGATCGTACACGAACCCTCACCCAAATACCTGTTTGCATTGCTATTTATTCTTGGTGGTATTGGTGTTTATCATACGTACGTCTACAAGAAAGTTAGAAGTATTTTGGCAA TGAGAATCACATACTTGATCCAAGTATTATGTCTAGTTGTTGCTCCAGATAAAGAAAACTGA
- the LOC126920428 gene encoding sorting nexin-16 isoform X1 gives MSTSESGVGCISEVTLAISKARGSQSGTVRVLDSPDSDGSGHSNSFTVQRFNYPDNDNANSDILHPPLTSDDVRIPIVGYEVMEERARFTVYKLRVELKNGDCWFVFRRYTDFVRLLSQLRRQKIPVSQLSLPRKKWLGDNFAPSFLEERIRGLQAFVNGILSNPLLIGTACVREFFCLDEPPALSDTAEESRAIFEALEDTIYHLRQQLRERDAALAAETALCNEFRKKLHQILSERQTCQKCGASQP, from the exons ATGTCCACGTCAGAATCTGGTGTGGGATGTATTAGTGAAGTTACACTTGCAATTAGTAAAGCAAGGGGTTCTCAATCAGGCACTGTAAGAGTACTGGATAGTCCAGACTCTGATGGATCTGGGCATTCAAATTCATTTACTGTACAGAGGTTTAATTATCCTGATAATGATAATGCAAATTCCGATATTTTACATCCTCCACTAACTAGTGATGATGTAAGAATACCAATTGTTGGATATGAAGTTATGGAAGAAAGAGCTAGGTTTACG GTTTATAAATTACGAGTGGAATTAAAAAATGGAGACTGTTGGTTTGTATTTAGAAGGTATACAGATTTTGTTCGTTTATTATCACAGTTAAGAAGGCAGAAAATTCCAGTTTCTCAATTAAGTTTACCAAGAAAGAAGTGGCTTGGTGATAATTTTGCTCCAAGTTTCCTAGAAGAAAGAATACGGGGTCTTCAAGCATTTGTTAATGGAATATTAAGCAATCCTCTTCTCATAGGAACTGCATGTGTCAGAGAATTTTTCTGTTTGGATGAGCCACCTGCTTTATCTGACACAGCAGAAGAGTCTAGA GCAATTTTTGAAGCATTAGAAGatactatatatcatttaaGACAGCAATTAAGAGAAAGAGATGCTGCACTTGCAGCTGAAACAGCTTTATGCAATGAATTTCGGAAAAAGTTACATCAAATATTGAG TGAAAGACAAACCTGTCAAAAATGTGGTGCATCTCAGCCATAA
- the LOC126920428 gene encoding sorting nexin-16 isoform X2 translates to MSTSESGVGCISEVTLAISKARGSQSGTVRVLDSPDSDGSGHSNSFTVQRFNYPDNDNANSDILHPPLTSDDVRIPIVGYEVMEERARFTVYKLRVELKNGDCWFVFRRYTDFVRLLSQLRRQKIPVSQLSLPRKKWLGDNFAPSFLEERIRGLQAFVNGILSNPLLIGTACVREFFCLDEPPALSDTAEESRAIFEALEDTIYHLRQQLRERDAALAAETALCNEFRKKLHQILR, encoded by the exons ATGTCCACGTCAGAATCTGGTGTGGGATGTATTAGTGAAGTTACACTTGCAATTAGTAAAGCAAGGGGTTCTCAATCAGGCACTGTAAGAGTACTGGATAGTCCAGACTCTGATGGATCTGGGCATTCAAATTCATTTACTGTACAGAGGTTTAATTATCCTGATAATGATAATGCAAATTCCGATATTTTACATCCTCCACTAACTAGTGATGATGTAAGAATACCAATTGTTGGATATGAAGTTATGGAAGAAAGAGCTAGGTTTACG GTTTATAAATTACGAGTGGAATTAAAAAATGGAGACTGTTGGTTTGTATTTAGAAGGTATACAGATTTTGTTCGTTTATTATCACAGTTAAGAAGGCAGAAAATTCCAGTTTCTCAATTAAGTTTACCAAGAAAGAAGTGGCTTGGTGATAATTTTGCTCCAAGTTTCCTAGAAGAAAGAATACGGGGTCTTCAAGCATTTGTTAATGGAATATTAAGCAATCCTCTTCTCATAGGAACTGCATGTGTCAGAGAATTTTTCTGTTTGGATGAGCCACCTGCTTTATCTGACACAGCAGAAGAGTCTAGA GCAATTTTTGAAGCATTAGAAGatactatatatcatttaaGACAGCAATTAAGAGAAAGAGATGCTGCACTTGCAGCTGAAACAGCTTTATGCAATGAATTTCGGAAAAAGTTACATCAAATATTGAGGTAA